One genomic window of Salvia miltiorrhiza cultivar Shanhuang (shh) chromosome 4, IMPLAD_Smil_shh, whole genome shotgun sequence includes the following:
- the LOC131022972 gene encoding uncharacterized protein LOC131022972 has product MTSNAADTMNSRLLWARCLPVASLIETYRAIMEKWFDAQRLSAASRSHELTEFDLDDIPCRHACAAIRRAGLQVTDFVGKYFKQSILLAIYMPHIALVPHAMYWNVPESISAYVVKPPDITRHAGRPKMSRARSAVEGSSRSQPQVCSRCKGQGHNARRCTSTLALDLNVPLDENESVEPPPVARRRRKKKCGICRSEDHTRNACPRRENE; this is encoded by the exons ATGACGTCAAATGCTGCCGACACGATGAACAGTAGGTTGTTGTGGGCACGATGCCTCCCGGTTGCCTCATTAATCGAGACTTATCGAGCCATTATGGAAAAATGGTTCGATGCACAACGCCTCTCGGCTGCATCGAGGTCACACGAGTTGACTGAG TTCGATCTGGACGACATTCCATGTCGTCATGCTTGTGCCGCTATTAG ACGTGCAGGTTTGCAAGTGACTGACTTTGTTGGGAAATATTTCAAACAATCGATTTTGTTGGCCATATACATGCCTCATATTGCGCTCGTGCCACATGCTATGTATTGGAATGTGCCAGAGTCGATATCAGCATATGTTGTGAAACCCCCGGATATCACACGTCATGCGGGTCGCCCGAAGATGAGTAGGGCTCGTTCGGCAGTCGAGGGTTCGTCTAGGTCGCAACCTCAAGTATGCTCACGTTGCAAGGGTCAAGGTCACAATGCTCGGAGGTGCACATCGACACTTGCATTGGACTTGAATGTGCCATTGGATGAGAACGAGAGCGTCGAGCCACCACCCGTTGCACGAAGGCGACGTAAGAAAAAATGTGGTATTTGTAGGAGTGAAGATCACACTAGGAATGCATGTCCTAGGCGGGAGAATGAATGA
- the LOC131022650 gene encoding uncharacterized protein At4g15970-like, translating into MQTAVISAFPFVRRSSLLNIYPLKMSTASPDFSGHSRRPGVSTLLLVLVAVVIVSCFLLHRAVEFGISSSTNFFPIFDNGKPLYSDSKAYSLERVLKVASMPDNTVILTTLNEAWAAPNSVIDLFLESFRIGERTRWLLNHLVIVSLDQKAFSRCMAIHSHCFSLVTEGVDFSHEAYFMTTEYLKMMWRRIDFLRSVLEMGYNFVFTDADVMWFRDPFPHFHPDADFQIACDHFSGRSDDLENKPNGGFKFVRSNKRSIEFYKFWHASRGLYPGLHDQDVLNKIKNDSFITEMGLHLRFLDTAYFGGFCEPSEDLDEVCTMHANCCFGLSSKLHDLSILLEDWKMYVSFSPLSSESSGWRVPQNCSLDSLRMYVQQPDPTWPDSI; encoded by the exons ATGCAGACGGCAGTTATCTCAGCATTTCCTTTTGTACGTCGTTCGTCTCTTCTAAACATATATCCCCTAAAAATGAGTACGGCGTCGCCGGATTTCTCCGGCCACAGCCGCCGGCCGGGGGTTTCCACGCTCTTATTAGTGCTCGTGGCGGTGGTGATCGTGTCCTGCTTCCTCCTCCACAGAGCTGTCGAATTTGGAATCTCGAGTAGCACGAACTTCTTCCCAATTTTTGACAACGGAAAACCTCTCTATTCG GACAGTAAGGCATATAGTCTTGAAAGAGTTTTGAAGGTTGCTTCTATGCCAGATAACACAGTGATCTTAACAACCTTGAATGAAGCATGGGCAGCTCCAAATTCGGTTATTGATCTATTTCTTGAGAGTTTCCGAATTGGAGAGCGAACCCGTTGGTTACTGAACCATTTGGTGATTGTTTCTTTGGATCAAAAGGCATTTTCCCGTTGTATGGCTATACACTCCCATTGTTTTTCCCTTGTAACTGAAGGAGTTGACTTTTCACATGAGGCTTATTTCATGACCACAGAGTACCTAAAGATGATGTGGAGAAGGATAGATTTCCTAAGATCTGTTCTTGAAATGGGATATAACTTTGTTTTCACA GATGCAGATGTTATGTGGTTCAGAGATCCATTTCCTCACTTCCATCCAGATGCTGACTTTCAGATAGCATGTGATCATTTCTCCGGCAGATCTGATGATCTAGAAAATAAACCCAATGGTGGGTTCAAGTTTGTAAGATCAAACAAACGTTCTATAGAATTTTACAAGTTCTGGCATGCCTCTCGCGGATTATACCCTGGACTACACGATCAAGATGTTCTTAACAAGATTAAGAACGACTCCTTCATCACGGAGATGGGGCTTCACTTGAGATTCTTGGATACTGCATACTTTGGTGGGTTCTGTGAACCCAGTGAAGATCTGGATGAAGTTTGTACAATGCACGCAAACTGTTGTTTTGGGTTGAGCAGTAAGCTTCACGACCTCAGCATTTTGCTTGAGGACTGGAAAATGTATGTGTCTTTTTCCCCACTGAGCTCTGAATCATCTGGTTGGAGAGTTCCACAGAATTGTAG TCTTGATTCGCTCCGCATGTATGTGCAACAACCCGACCCAACATGGCCTGACTCAATCTGA